From a single Lolium rigidum isolate FL_2022 chromosome 7, APGP_CSIRO_Lrig_0.1, whole genome shotgun sequence genomic region:
- the LOC124669800 gene encoding protein FAR1-RELATED SEQUENCE 5-like isoform X2 — MMARQERDPDFFFKYLVDREGHLKGLFWADSQSRRDYEAFGDVVVFDSTYRTNKYNLPFVPFVGLNHHRSTVIFGCGIISHETGEAYEWMLRTFSKAMANKHPISVITDGDLAMQRAIRVVWSDTVHKLCVWHIQENIVRHLSDDAVKEEFRSFIYDRSSIQEHESKWVDFLERNKVTSEESWLHQMYKMRKLWCAPYLVGRCFLGLSSNQRSESLNSVLHTHLDGSMTLFKMVEHYERCLSTRRLNEAVLDIVALQSVPFTEVDASSLEKHAAQVFTPAMFVLVRYSTDAVRNCTLSGEILDTDDLTTFVVAKKHRGEKFQVEYEKKEGSSERISCSCRKLECLGTPCSHIFYILGLLEVKRLPSCCVPTRWTMSAKAACPGARKNCMYDYSARTLSLCRQIIAPLYRDHSTWNKLLLAVAFPLLKALAFLH; from the exons ATGATGGCGCGACAGGAGAGAGATCCAGATTTTTTCTTCAAGTACTTGGTTGACCGAGAGGGTCATTTGAAGGGATTGTTCTGGGCTGATAGTCAATCCCGGCGTGACTACGAGGCTTTTGGCGACGTTGTTGTTTTTGATAGCACCTACAGGACTAATAAGTACAATCTGCCCTTTGTGCCTTTTGTTGGGCTGAATCACCACCGCAGCACTGTTATTTTTGGATGTGGTATTATTTCTCATGAAACAGGCGAGGCATACGAGTGGATGCTGCGGACCTTTTCTAAAGCAATGGCCAATAAGCACCCGATATCCGTGATCACTGACGGGGACTTGGCAATGCAGAGAGCAATCAGAGTGGTCTGGTCTGACACGGTTCATAAGCTGTGTGTATGGCATATTCAAGAGAACATTGTACGTCATCTGAGTGATGACGCGGTTAAGGAAGAATTCAGATCTTTCATATATGATCGTTCTTCCATACAAGAGCATGAGAGCAAATGGGTAGATTTCTTAGAAAGGAATAAAGTAACAAGTGAGGAGTCGTGGTTGCATCAGATGTATAAGATGAGGAAGTTGTGGTGTGCTCCATATCTGGTGGGACGCTGTTTCCTAGGATTGAGCAGTAATCAAAGGAGTGAGAGCCTAAACTCTGTTCTGCATACGCATCTTGATGGTAGCATGACATTGTTTAAAATGGTAGAGCACTATGAGCGTTGCCTTTCGACACGACGCCTAAATGAGGCGGTGCTAGACATTGTTGCCTTGCAGTCCGTTCCATTTACAGAGGTGGATGCTTCTAGTCTTGAGAAACACGCTGCACAAGTTTTCACACCTGCAATGTTTGTTTTGGTCAGATATAGCACAGATGCTGTCAGGAATTGTACCCTCAGCGGTGAAATACTAGATACAGATGATTTGACCACATTTGTTGTGGCTAAGAAGCATAGAGGAGAGAAGTTCCAAGTGGAGTATGAGAAAAAGGAAGGTTCTTCGGAGAGGATTTCTTGTTCTTGCCGCAAGCTGGAATGCTTAGGCACACCATGTTCCCACATATTTTACATATTGGGATTATTAGAAGTAAAACGACTTCCGAGTTGTTGTGTTCCTACTAGGTGGACGATGAGTGCAAAGGCCGCATGTCCTGGGGCAAGAAAGAACTGCATGTATGATTATTCGGCAA GAACTTTATCCCTCTGTAG GCAGATCATCGCACCATTATACCGAGATCATAGCACATGGAATAAACTCCTCCTGGCCGTAGCTTTTCCCCTCCTTAAGGCTCTGGCATTTCTCCATTAA
- the LOC124669800 gene encoding protein FAR1-RELATED SEQUENCE 5-like isoform X1 has protein sequence MMARQERDPDFFFKYLVDREGHLKGLFWADSQSRRDYEAFGDVVVFDSTYRTNKYNLPFVPFVGLNHHRSTVIFGCGIISHETGEAYEWMLRTFSKAMANKHPISVITDGDLAMQRAIRVVWSDTVHKLCVWHIQENIVRHLSDDAVKEEFRSFIYDRSSIQEHESKWVDFLERNKVTSEESWLHQMYKMRKLWCAPYLVGRCFLGLSSNQRSESLNSVLHTHLDGSMTLFKMVEHYERCLSTRRLNEAVLDIVALQSVPFTEVDASSLEKHAAQVFTPAMFVLVRYSTDAVRNCTLSGEILDTDDLTTFVVAKKHRGEKFQVEYEKKEGSSERISCSCRKLECLGTPCSHIFYILGLLEVKRLPSCCVPTRWTMSAKAACPGARKNCMYDYSASLRRYRELRNLSHAKCFSAAHSVEAYEHLKMVLNVQDDRKESSSGHKECMRYGPVLPQTARLDSGELEKVLDPVHVQGRGAPKKRMKKKRKRSNSKCGYCRLEGHNRRKCAKWIEDNNLTEPC, from the exons ATGATGGCGCGACAGGAGAGAGATCCAGATTTTTTCTTCAAGTACTTGGTTGACCGAGAGGGTCATTTGAAGGGATTGTTCTGGGCTGATAGTCAATCCCGGCGTGACTACGAGGCTTTTGGCGACGTTGTTGTTTTTGATAGCACCTACAGGACTAATAAGTACAATCTGCCCTTTGTGCCTTTTGTTGGGCTGAATCACCACCGCAGCACTGTTATTTTTGGATGTGGTATTATTTCTCATGAAACAGGCGAGGCATACGAGTGGATGCTGCGGACCTTTTCTAAAGCAATGGCCAATAAGCACCCGATATCCGTGATCACTGACGGGGACTTGGCAATGCAGAGAGCAATCAGAGTGGTCTGGTCTGACACGGTTCATAAGCTGTGTGTATGGCATATTCAAGAGAACATTGTACGTCATCTGAGTGATGACGCGGTTAAGGAAGAATTCAGATCTTTCATATATGATCGTTCTTCCATACAAGAGCATGAGAGCAAATGGGTAGATTTCTTAGAAAGGAATAAAGTAACAAGTGAGGAGTCGTGGTTGCATCAGATGTATAAGATGAGGAAGTTGTGGTGTGCTCCATATCTGGTGGGACGCTGTTTCCTAGGATTGAGCAGTAATCAAAGGAGTGAGAGCCTAAACTCTGTTCTGCATACGCATCTTGATGGTAGCATGACATTGTTTAAAATGGTAGAGCACTATGAGCGTTGCCTTTCGACACGACGCCTAAATGAGGCGGTGCTAGACATTGTTGCCTTGCAGTCCGTTCCATTTACAGAGGTGGATGCTTCTAGTCTTGAGAAACACGCTGCACAAGTTTTCACACCTGCAATGTTTGTTTTGGTCAGATATAGCACAGATGCTGTCAGGAATTGTACCCTCAGCGGTGAAATACTAGATACAGATGATTTGACCACATTTGTTGTGGCTAAGAAGCATAGAGGAGAGAAGTTCCAAGTGGAGTATGAGAAAAAGGAAGGTTCTTCGGAGAGGATTTCTTGTTCTTGCCGCAAGCTGGAATGCTTAGGCACACCATGTTCCCACATATTTTACATATTGGGATTATTAGAAGTAAAACGACTTCCGAGTTGTTGTGTTCCTACTAGGTGGACGATGAGTGCAAAGGCCGCATGTCCTGGGGCAAGAAAGAACTGCATGTATGATTATTCGGCAAGTCTGAGGAGGTACCGTGAGCTACGGAACTTGAGTCACGCGAAATGTTTCTCAGCAGCTCATTCTGTTGAAGCATATGAGCATCTGAAGATGGTTCTAAATGTACAAGATGATAGGAAGGAATCATCCAGTGGTCACAAGGAATGCATGAGGTATGGGCCGGTGCTCCCTCAAACGGCACGACTTGATTCTGGAGAATTGGAGAAGGTTCTAGATCCTGTGCATGTGCAAGGCCGAGGTGCACCGAAGAAAAGAATGAAGAAGAAGCGGAAAAGATCAAACTCAAAATGCGGTTATTGCAGGTTGGAGGGTCACAATAGGCGTAAATGTGCCAAGTGGATAGAG GACAACAATCTGACAGAGCCTTGTTAG
- the LOC124669802 gene encoding unconventional myosin-VI-like — MDSKVCHNNVEVDKQLYHERDEMDKRVQCERDDMDNKVRQERAAVDKVMKQEHEKMVQKFKSIHEQTKMKLKSEREEMDRKVMEERAATDQAFKQEHEKLEKQFKKIRKDMNQKLQQDRDDMDRTIELERAKMDCKNMQARADMDQKLRQKREELESKAVLEQVNQEAKIMQDHARMDRKIPPTEQSDSKSRPGLVMDFSIYKDRELSDIPKGYLEGKPGSMIINEPGKVEWYLMVEHLAPHDYRGLADLYYIEPGCVPPNGMVLIEGPEHVEQMMQALKGRKKCDLYIVRNGPPSIDCYGYDGYYDSAEEEDSWGEASDRGEWDTEEAGSSPQMEQPELNTHKRALNFSSDDDDTST, encoded by the exons ATGGATTCAAAGGTGTGTCACAACAATGTTGAGGTGGATAAGCAACTGTATCACGAACGTGACGAGATGGACAAGAGGGTGCAGTGCGAGCGTGATGACATGGACAACAAGGTGAGGCAGGAACGTGCAGCCGTGGACAAGGTGATGAAGCAGGAGCACGAGAAGATGGTCCAGAAGTTCAAAAGTATCCATGAGCAGACGAAAATGAAGTTGAAGTCAGAGCGTGAGGAGATGGACCGGAAGGTGATGGAAGAACGTGCAGCCACGGATCAGGCGTTCAAGCAGGAGCATGAGAAATTGGAGAAACAGTTCAAGAAGATCCGTAAGGACATGAACCAGAAGTTGCAGCAGGACCGCGATGACATGGACCGCACTATAGAGCTCGAACGAGCCAAGATGGACTGCAAGAATATGCAGGCACGTGCGGACATGGACCAGAAGTTGCGGCAAAAGCGAGAGGAGCTAGAATCCAAGGCCGTGCTGGAGCAAGTCAACCAGGAAGCGAAGATCATGCAGGACCATGCAAGGATGGATCGAAAG ATCCCTCCAACCGAACAATCGGACTCAAAATCCCGCCCG GGACTTGTAATGGATTTTAGTATTTACAAGGACAGGGAACTTTCTGATATCCCAAAAGGATACCTTGAAGGAAAACCTGGTTCGATGATAATTAATGAACCTGGTAAAGTGGAGTGGTATCTGATGGTGGAACATTTAGCTCCTCACGATTATAGAGGACTAGCAGATTTGTACTACATAGAGCCTGGATGCGTACCACCAAACGGAATGGTCTTGATCGAAGGTCCAGAGCATGTAGAGCAAATGATGCAAGCTCTCAAAGGAAGGAAAAAATGTGATCTGTACATTGTCAGGAATGGTCCACCCTCAATTGATTGTTATGGTTATGATGGCTATTATGACAGTGCTGAAGAAGAG GATTCATGGGGGGAGGCCAGTGATAGGGGCGAGTGGGACACGGAGGAAGCTGGGTCATCACCACAGATGGAGCAACCTGAACTGAACACTCATAAGAGGGCGTTGAACTTTAGCAGCGACGACGATGACACGAGCACATAA